In the Methyloterricola oryzae genome, GAACACGTAGACTGGCTGGAGACTCAGCTCAGCCTGATCGATCAGATCGGCCTGCAGAACTATCTGCAGTCAGGCATGTAAATCAGGACAGACCCAGCCTTTATGCACAATCCCCTGGACCGCCACGAAGGCTTGGACGGCGCGCTGCCCCGCGATGATCTGTGGGGCGCCGACCTGGAAAGTGAACCCCTGCTGTTCGGCTCGCGGGTCGATCCGGAACTGGACAGGCGGCTGCGCAAGGCCGTCGCCGCCCGGCGGCGCTACCGCTTCGAAACCGAGAGACTCCTGTGGCAGGCGCAAGCGGAAGACCCCAGTTGCCTGCCCGTCTATTTCGCCCTCTACAAGTTTTATTCCCATGGCAAGCGGCTCAACGATGCGGCGCGCGCTCTGCGCCTGGCGCTCACCGAAGCGGCGCGGCAGGGCGGGTTTCACTGTGACTGGGAGAAACTGAACCGCCTGCCCGAGCACAAAGTGGTTGATCTCGGCGGTTGCGAAGCCGGACTTTTCTATCTGATCTCCTTGAAGGCACTGGCGTTTGTCCGCCTGCGCCAGAATCGGCAGGAAGAAGCGCGTGCCCTGCTGCGGCACCTGACCCGGCTGGACCCCAATGACCGCTGCGGCGCGGCGACTTTGCACGCGATGGCGGACTCCCTGGATAACAAGGGCGACTATGAGCACTCTCACTGATCCGGAGCACAAAAACCGTGCCGAGAACATCTGCGCACGCCTCCTGAACGAAATGCACAAGCTGGGCTTCCTGCCCGAACAGCTGGCACAGGCACCCAGTTTCGAGCAGGCCAGCCTGGAAACCAGCAAGGACCCCTACAGCGGCCAGGACACCTTTTGCCTCTACTGGAAAGATAGGCGCGGCCATCGCATCGGCGAGATGAAGTTTCATGGCGATGGCTCGTTTTACGCCGAATATGACGTGGTGCAGCCGCACCCCAAGGATCCTCGCTGGTTCGTAGAGGGTGTGGTGGCCTGGGGCCGCGACGGCGCCATCAAGAGCGAGCCGAAGTTATTTCCCGCACTGGGCGATTGACCCAATCCCGGGCGCGCGTGGCCAAACCTCACGAGTTTTATGACCTGCTGCTCGATTATGCGGCGGGGCCGGACGCCATCACCGCCGTCTGCCTGGGCCTGGTGTGGACCTATTGCGAAACCGAAGCAAGCCTCGGGCTTGCCATGAGCCCCGGCTCCGCGACACGCACATTGCCATGGGCGGGGACGCTGCGCGGTCGGCCACTGGTGGAACTGGCAGCGTGGGTGCGGGAATTCGACCCCTTCAAAGCGGTCATCGGCATGGCGGCAATCAATGCCGGCGTCAACAGCCGCGATCGACTGCCCCTTGGCACGCGCCTCGAACCGGAGCCGGGCGCGAACAACAACCTGGCGGTTTTCGCACATTTCCTGCCCCAACTGACCGGCAAACGCATCGCGGTGATCGGCCGGTATCCAGGCCTGGAGCAGTTTGCCGAAACCCATGACCTGAATCTGACAGTCCTGGAACGGCAGCCAACGGGAGCGGATTTGCCGGACGCGGCCTGTGAGTACGTACTGGGTGATTCGGACTGGGTGTTCATCACCGCCAGCAGTATCGCCAACAAGACCTTCCCGCGTCTGGCGGAACTGGCCCGGGATGCCGTCAGCGTGCTCATGGGTCCCACCACACCCTGGCTGCCGGAGTTCTATCACTTTGGCATCGACTACCTGGCAGGCGTCGAACTCGTGGATGAGGAAAGTTTGCGGGCCACGGTGGCGGAAGGCGGCGGCGTCAGGCTGTTCGACCGCTCCGTACGCTACCGCGTCGCTCCCATCGGGATTGATGCTTCCAAATCCTGGGCCCGAAGCCTGATAGCAGCGGCAGCGCAAGAACGGGAGACCCTCAAGGAAGCCATGGAACAGTGGTATGCGTCGGGCAATCAACGGCGCTTTCCCGAGCATGCGCGACTGGAAACCACGACGCAACGGCTGTCGCGGCTGGACACCTGCTTCAAGCGGATGTGGGACGAGAAACCGGACACGGATACCGTGTTCTTAAGCTCTAGCACCCGCGTTCAGCGCGTTCCTGGAAGCGGCGAGAGCGCGCCAGAGGAACGCCATCAACTGTGAGACCAGGCCTGTGAACGAACTGCTGACCCACAACCGCGTCATTTTGTGCCACTTCGACACCTACAGCACGGCCCTCCTGTTCGCCCGTTTTGGCAACACGATCCTGGCGCCTACGCCCCTTCCCGAGTCGGCCAGCCCCGCGCAAGCACCGCTTGAAACCGGCTTGCAACATGCGCCCGAAGCGGTGCTGCCGGCCATCATCCAGCAGTATGCCCTGGAAACTGGGG is a window encoding:
- a CDS encoding DUF364 domain-containing protein, whose translation is MAKPHEFYDLLLDYAAGPDAITAVCLGLVWTYCETEASLGLAMSPGSATRTLPWAGTLRGRPLVELAAWVREFDPFKAVIGMAAINAGVNSRDRLPLGTRLEPEPGANNNLAVFAHFLPQLTGKRIAVIGRYPGLEQFAETHDLNLTVLERQPTGADLPDAACEYVLGDSDWVFITASSIANKTFPRLAELARDAVSVLMGPTTPWLPEFYHFGIDYLAGVELVDEESLRATVAEGGGVRLFDRSVRYRVAPIGIDASKSWARSLIAAAAQERETLKEAMEQWYASGNQRRFPEHARLETTTQRLSRLDTCFKRMWDEKPDTDTVFLSSSTRVQRVPGSGESAPEERHQL